One window of the Deinococcus depolymerans genome contains the following:
- a CDS encoding S66 peptidase family protein, whose translation MTLPDPVSLVLPSVQRGFVRPPRLGPGSRVAALSLSSGFVTEVMNRYRAGVRQVAQEFGWEVVAAPNALRGPDFLAANPQARADDLHWALESPDIDGMVSIIGGDDSVRLLPHLRPDLIRAHPKALLGFSDSTVTLTQFLRAGVMAYHGPALLTDLAENGGLHPFTVRGLRRALVDPPAPFELEAAPDWTQGGPDWADEAAQEVPRTFRTGDGWVWLQGDAPAQGHLLGGCLDVLDMLNGTPGWPEPALWRGAVLALETSNDVPPPHQVGYWLRNYAAQGILAGAAGLILARPRTYTPAMVDDLHGWVRRVLAEAGRAEMPVVANVDFGHTSPQLTLPLGAPARLDPRAGRVTVWP comes from the coding sequence ATGACCCTTCCCGATCCGGTGTCCCTGGTGCTTCCGTCCGTGCAGCGCGGGTTCGTGCGTCCGCCGCGCCTGGGGCCGGGGTCGCGGGTGGCGGCGCTGAGCCTGTCGAGCGGGTTCGTCACGGAGGTCATGAACCGCTACCGCGCCGGGGTGCGGCAGGTCGCGCAGGAGTTCGGGTGGGAGGTCGTGGCCGCCCCGAACGCCCTGCGCGGCCCGGACTTCCTGGCGGCGAACCCGCAGGCCCGCGCGGACGACCTGCACTGGGCGCTGGAGTCGCCGGACATAGACGGCATGGTGAGCATCATCGGCGGGGACGACAGCGTGCGCCTGCTGCCGCACCTGCGCCCGGACCTGATCCGCGCGCACCCGAAGGCGCTGCTGGGCTTCAGTGACTCCACCGTGACCCTCACGCAGTTCCTGCGGGCGGGCGTCATGGCGTACCACGGCCCGGCCCTCCTGACCGATCTGGCCGAGAACGGCGGGCTGCACCCCTTCACGGTGCGGGGGCTGCGGCGCGCGCTGGTGGACCCGCCCGCGCCCTTCGAGCTGGAGGCCGCGCCGGACTGGACGCAGGGCGGCCCCGACTGGGCCGACGAGGCCGCGCAGGAAGTTCCGCGCACCTTCCGCACCGGCGACGGCTGGGTGTGGTTGCAGGGTGACGCGCCCGCGCAGGGGCACCTGCTGGGCGGCTGCCTGGACGTGCTGGACATGCTGAACGGCACGCCCGGCTGGCCGGAACCGGCCCTGTGGCGCGGCGCGGTCCTGGCGCTGGAAACCAGCAACGACGTGCCGCCCCCGCATCAGGTGGGGTACTGGCTGCGCAACTACGCCGCGCAGGGCATCCTGGCGGGCGCCGCCGGGCTGATCCTGGCCCGCCCCCGCACCTACACGCCCGCGATGGTCGACGACCTGCACGGCTGGGTGCGCCGCGTCCTGGCCGAGGCAGGCCGCGCGGAGATGCCGGTCGTGGCGAACGTGGATTTCGGGCACACCAGCCCGCAACTCACGCTGCCGCTGGGCGCGCCCGCCCGTCTGGATCCCCGCGCGGGCCGCGTGACCGTCTGGCCCTGA
- a CDS encoding carbon-nitrogen hydrolase family protein → MTGHVGGVERVRVAAAAYPVDFLADWAAFEAKLTRWVADAAGQGARLLVFPEYAPLELVSLLPTDLHHDVIGMRPALQAFVPDFVALHARLAREYGLGIVAGSYPVAHAGAFVNRAFVFGPDGSQGHQDKLLMTRFEAEEWHVAPGEGVRVFDLPLPGGTLRFGVAICYDSEFPALARAQAEAGAELLVVPSFTGSRAGFTRVRVGSMARALENQCYALHAPLIADAPWTYAVEDAHGAAGVYAPSDNGLPEDGVVAQLGWNEPGWLVTDLDLTLTRRVRVDGHVLNWRDRHVGVSRAVPAGIVTLGEALEPA, encoded by the coding sequence ATGACAGGGCATGTGGGCGGCGTGGAACGGGTGCGGGTGGCGGCGGCGGCGTACCCGGTGGACTTCCTGGCGGACTGGGCGGCCTTCGAGGCCAAGCTGACGCGCTGGGTGGCGGACGCGGCGGGCCAGGGGGCGAGGCTGCTGGTGTTCCCGGAGTACGCGCCGCTGGAACTCGTCAGCCTGCTGCCCACGGACCTGCACCACGACGTGATCGGGATGCGCCCGGCATTGCAGGCCTTCGTGCCGGACTTCGTGGCGCTGCACGCGCGGCTGGCCCGCGAGTACGGCCTGGGCATCGTGGCCGGCAGTTACCCGGTCGCGCACGCGGGGGCGTTCGTGAACCGGGCGTTCGTGTTCGGGCCGGACGGCTCGCAGGGCCATCAGGACAAGCTGCTGATGACCCGCTTCGAGGCCGAGGAGTGGCACGTCGCGCCGGGCGAGGGCGTGCGGGTGTTCGACCTGCCGCTGCCGGGCGGCACGCTGCGTTTCGGCGTGGCGATCTGCTACGACAGCGAGTTCCCGGCCCTGGCGCGCGCGCAGGCCGAGGCGGGCGCGGAACTGCTGGTCGTGCCGTCCTTCACGGGCAGCCGGGCCGGGTTCACGCGCGTGCGGGTGGGCAGCATGGCCCGCGCGCTGGAAAACCAGTGCTATGCGCTGCACGCCCCGCTGATCGCGGACGCTCCCTGGACGTACGCCGTCGAGGACGCGCACGGCGCGGCGGGCGTGTACGCCCCGTCCGACAACGGACTGCCCGAGGACGGCGTGGTGGCCCAGCTCGGCTGGAACGAGCCGGGCTGGCTGGTCACGGACCTGGACCTGACCCTGACCCGCCGCGTGCGCGTGGACGGGCACGTCCTGAACTGGCGGGACCGGCACGTCGGCGTGAGTCGCGCCGTGCCGGCCGGGATCGTGACGCTGGGCGAAGCGCTGGAACCCGCGTGA
- a CDS encoding DinB family protein: MSKKTTPTYVPALVTVATVGVAAGAAYVARTRKKEVTGMVVNRVLERPAGRSSYSDLGQSLERAGTFLTGRAARAADTHANRELLAHIIGIERWGQQRLNAALGKPADQTDTYHPYRPPQDTTLRDLQALITTTRAATVDLTRRLGHNPPDDTLTIQHNSLGPMTPKAWLRYLTQHADLESRKLRGE, from the coding sequence ATGAGTAAGAAAACCACCCCCACCTACGTGCCCGCCCTCGTCACGGTCGCCACGGTCGGCGTGGCCGCCGGGGCCGCCTACGTGGCCCGCACCCGCAAGAAAGAAGTCACCGGCATGGTCGTCAACCGCGTGCTGGAACGCCCCGCCGGGCGCAGCAGCTACAGCGACCTCGGGCAGAGCCTCGAACGGGCCGGCACCTTCCTCACCGGCCGCGCCGCGCGCGCCGCCGACACGCACGCCAACCGTGAACTCCTCGCGCACATCATCGGCATCGAACGCTGGGGCCAGCAGCGCCTGAACGCCGCCCTCGGCAAGCCCGCCGACCAGACCGACACGTACCACCCCTACCGCCCCCCCCAGGACACCACCCTCAGGGACCTGCAGGCGCTGATCACCACCACCCGCGCCGCCACCGTCGACCTGACCCGCCGCCTCGGCCACAACCCCCCCGACGACACCCTGACCATCCAGCACAACAGCCTGGGCCCCATGACCCCCAAGGCCTGGCTGCGCTACCTCACGCAGCACGCCGACCTCGAAAGCCGCAAACTGCGCGGCGAGTAA
- a CDS encoding 5-formyltetrahydrofolate cyclo-ligase has protein sequence MTTAGALREQVWDDLLARRACAYPLPPHGHCPNFTHAKKAAAQLLGHPDVAALHTLIVGPERALLPLRQQALKAGKTLFVPHQKKEGWYWRVTDPAGAKLSALSAHGEATPTPTGAQAAVLACVAADHHGARLGKGFGWGARGLHLGLPEFTLAHPLMLRPTLPCPADSHVTLIGTPDRVLTPPAHLPGGTNRP, from the coding sequence ATGACCACCGCCGGGGCCCTGCGCGAACAGGTGTGGGACGACCTGCTGGCCCGCCGCGCCTGCGCGTACCCGCTGCCACCGCACGGGCACTGCCCGAACTTCACGCACGCAAAGAAGGCCGCCGCGCAACTGCTCGGGCACCCGGACGTGGCGGCCCTGCACACCCTGATCGTCGGGCCGGAACGGGCGCTGCTGCCCCTGCGGCAACAGGCGCTGAAGGCCGGGAAGACACTCTTCGTGCCGCACCAGAAGAAGGAAGGCTGGTACTGGCGCGTGACCGACCCGGCCGGCGCGAAACTCAGCGCCCTGAGCGCGCACGGCGAGGCGACCCCCACCCCGACCGGCGCGCAGGCCGCCGTGCTCGCCTGCGTCGCCGCCGACCACCACGGCGCGCGGCTCGGGAAGGGCTTCGGGTGGGGCGCACGCGGCCTGCACCTCGGCCTGCCGGAATTCACACTGGCGCACCCGCTGATGCTGCGGCCCACCCTGCCCTGCCCCGCCGACTCGCACGTCACCCTGATCGGCACGCCCGACCGGGTCCTCACGCCCCCGGCGCACCTGCCGGGCGGAACGAACCGGCCCTGA
- a CDS encoding metallophosphoesterase family protein has protein sequence MGSVRLLLLSDIHANHTALQAVLNDAANRRYDQVIHLGDALGYGPHPREVLDALRELDAVCVLGNHDDMLLQYADGRRETKDSIVSMALMWQLSRLSERDVAWVRLWRDGIDDPHVGARYRHGTPVSLDEYTDSVPAAREAFAQWQGRLGFVGHTHVPAVYATLNSPVGDWIKAQHFTDGGSYMVPPSTRVILNPGSVGQPRDGNPQASYAVFDTARAHFEVFRVAYDIERAQEAALEAGLPQVLAARLAIGK, from the coding sequence ATCGGCAGCGTGCGGCTCCTGCTGCTGTCTGACATTCACGCGAACCACACCGCCCTGCAGGCGGTTCTGAACGACGCCGCCAACCGCCGGTACGATCAGGTCATTCACCTTGGCGACGCGCTGGGCTACGGCCCGCACCCCCGTGAGGTCCTGGACGCCCTGCGCGAACTGGACGCCGTGTGCGTCCTGGGCAACCACGACGACATGCTGCTGCAGTACGCCGACGGCCGCCGCGAGACGAAAGACTCGATCGTGTCCATGGCCCTCATGTGGCAGCTCTCGCGTCTCTCCGAGCGGGACGTGGCCTGGGTGCGCCTGTGGCGTGACGGGATCGACGACCCGCATGTCGGCGCACGCTACCGGCACGGCACGCCGGTCAGTCTGGACGAGTACACCGATTCCGTCCCGGCGGCCCGCGAGGCCTTCGCGCAGTGGCAGGGCCGCCTGGGCTTCGTGGGGCACACGCACGTCCCGGCGGTGTACGCCACCCTGAACTCGCCGGTGGGGGACTGGATCAAGGCGCAGCACTTCACGGACGGCGGGAGTTACATGGTGCCGCCCAGCACCCGCGTGATCCTGAACCCCGGCAGTGTCGGGCAGCCACGCGACGGGAACCCCCAGGCGAGCTACGCGGTGTTCGACACGGCCCGCGCCCACTTCGAGGTGTTCCGCGTGGCGTACGACATCGAACGCGCCCAGGAGGCGGCGCTGGAGGCCGGGCTGCCGCAGGTGCTCGCCGCGCGCCTCGCCATCGGCAAGTGA
- a CDS encoding PilT/PilU family type 4a pilus ATPase, with translation MSVLNSVLTAIVKEGASDIHLRTGSAPAGRVNGVIRRYGDTRLAPEHVEAFTREMMSPAMWEAFTEKREADFAYGIPNLARFRVNAYWQRGTIGLIMRVIEDKPIPTFAQLGLPIDTFEALAQHERGLVLVTGPTGSGKTTTLASLLNHINATQPVNIVTLEDPIEVLHKDQMAMISQRELGMDTMSFANGLRASMRQDPDVILIGEMRDKETVEAALSAAQTGHLVFSTLHTQDAIRTVNRIIDFFAPHERDQIRQGLSESIVGIVSQRLLPKATGGRVLGLEILLGTPTVRECIKDPERTEEIKQALQEGGSRGMHTFDQHLASLVASGLMTEEDAMASATSPHELKIMMMRAQYA, from the coding sequence ATGAGTGTCCTGAACAGCGTACTGACCGCCATCGTCAAGGAAGGAGCCAGCGACATCCACCTGCGCACCGGCAGCGCCCCCGCCGGCCGCGTCAACGGCGTGATCAGACGCTACGGCGACACCCGACTCGCCCCCGAACACGTCGAAGCGTTCACCCGCGAAATGATGAGCCCCGCCATGTGGGAAGCCTTCACCGAGAAACGCGAGGCCGACTTCGCGTACGGCATCCCCAACCTCGCCCGTTTCCGCGTCAACGCCTACTGGCAACGCGGCACCATCGGCCTGATCATGCGCGTCATCGAGGACAAACCCATCCCCACCTTCGCGCAACTCGGGCTGCCCATCGACACCTTCGAAGCGCTCGCCCAGCACGAACGCGGCCTCGTCCTCGTCACCGGCCCCACCGGCAGCGGCAAGACCACCACCCTCGCCAGCCTCCTCAACCACATCAACGCCACCCAGCCCGTCAACATCGTCACCCTCGAAGACCCCATCGAAGTGCTGCACAAAGACCAGATGGCCATGATCAGCCAGCGCGAACTCGGCATGGACACCATGAGCTTCGCCAACGGCCTGCGCGCCAGCATGCGCCAGGACCCCGACGTCATCCTCATCGGCGAGATGCGCGACAAGGAAACCGTCGAGGCCGCCCTGAGCGCCGCGCAGACCGGCCACCTCGTCTTCAGCACCCTGCACACCCAGGACGCCATCCGCACCGTCAACCGCATCATCGACTTCTTCGCCCCCCACGAACGCGACCAGATCCGCCAGGGCCTCAGCGAAAGCATCGTCGGCATCGTCAGCCAGCGCCTGCTGCCCAAAGCCACCGGCGGCCGGGTGCTGGGCCTCGAAATCCTGCTCGGCACCCCCACCGTCCGCGAATGCATCAAGGACCCCGAACGCACCGAAGAAATCAAACAGGCCCTCCAGGAAGGCGGCTCACGCGGCATGCACACCTTCGACCAGCACCTCGCCAGCCTCGTCGCCAGCGGCCTCATGACCGAAGAAGACGCCATGGCCAGCGCCACCAGCCCCCACGAACTCAAGATCATGATGATGCGCGCCCAGTACGCCTGA
- a CDS encoding GNAT family N-acetyltransferase: protein MTALVRRLTPADAPAYRAARLAALQADPAAFLTNAAEFAALGDEALAARLAPDAPGVTLGAFLDTDLVGLLTLVREAAPPLAHRVNVYGVSVALTARGQGVGAALVAAGVELARSWAGVTSLHLAVMDSQPAALRLYERAGFRVWGTQPDAVRRDGRVYAEHWLSLDLTAP, encoded by the coding sequence GTGACTGCCCTGGTCCGCCGCCTCACGCCCGCCGACGCGCCCGCGTACCGGGCCGCGCGACTGGCCGCCTTGCAGGCCGACCCGGCCGCCTTCCTGACGAACGCCGCCGAGTTCGCCGCGCTGGGCGACGAGGCGCTGGCCGCCCGCCTCGCGCCGGACGCGCCGGGCGTCACGCTGGGCGCCTTCCTGGACACTGACCTCGTGGGCCTGCTGACCCTGGTGCGTGAGGCGGCCCCGCCCCTGGCGCACCGCGTGAACGTGTACGGCGTGTCCGTCGCCCTGACCGCGCGTGGGCAGGGCGTCGGCGCGGCGCTGGTCGCGGCGGGGGTGGAGCTGGCCCGCTCGTGGGCGGGCGTGACCTCACTGCACCTCGCGGTCATGGATTCGCAGCCCGCCGCACTCCGTCTGTACGAACGCGCCGGGTTCCGGGTGTGGGGCACCCAGCCGGACGCCGTGCGCCGTGACGGGCGCGTGTACGCCGAGCACTGGCTGAGCCTCGACCTGACCGCGCCCTGA
- the dnaE gene encoding DNA polymerase III subunit alpha, giving the protein MTAPDAAPTPHIHVPDGSCCKPKRFAHLHQHTQYSLLDGAAKLKDLLKWAKEVTPEGQTPALAMTDHGNMHGAVHFYNYATGMGVKPIIGYEAYVVPGEGTRRDRTRGQDGEKGIFHLTLLARDFEGYQNLCRLSSRGYTEGYYYKPRIDHELLREHHKGVIAFSGCLGSEVQQLLLQGREDDAKARLMWYRELFGENYFIEIQDHGLPEQKRNNPILKAWANELGIGMVATNDGHYVKKSDATAHETLLAIQTKATLADENRFKFPCDEFYVKNLEEMQAALPVSEWGEEVFDNTALVADLCNVDLPVGKKRVYQMPALPIPEGRTMAEELRVQTYRGTVKRYPAHATEALLRDYAARSLNALGADAQKVLGRAGNCDPQTCDLETLFTLLAFCGSEWEARGKAAGEKYTKYPALELMEAEVESGPLPAYAHEDCRRAAQNSSDTSIELTPDAQEETTRGHHRHALVILRRAEYELSVINNMGFPDYFLIVADYINWAKDQDISVGPGRGSGAGSLVAYAMRITNLDPLEFELLFERFLNPDRISMPDFDIDFNDARRIEVIQYVQDKYGEDKVAQIATFGTMASKACLKDVARVMGLEYAKVDKVSKLIPIKFGKSYSLEQARESVPDIQQLLAEDQQLLEAYEFAQKLEGLTRHASVHAAGVVIGKTQLTDLVPVMRDTSGAGMVCQYDMKAVEDIGLIKMDFLGLRTLSFLDEAKRIMRESKGVEIDFDTIPFDDRITYDLMSRGDTKGVFQLEGAGIADASRRLKPRRLADIIALSALYRPGPMENIPTYVRRHHGLEEVDYVRDGFPNSAKYLEKILAETYGIPVYQEQIMQIASEVAGFSLGGADLLRRAMGKKDAEEMKRQRQIFVEGAEGNGVPKDEGNRLFDLLDAFANYGFNKSHSAAYGVITYQTAWLKANYPVEFMAALLTVERKDSDKVAEYISDARKMDVRVLPPDINRSAADFAVQGEEILFGLYAIKGLGEGAVLKILEERERAGRYKSLADFCSRLGNKVCNRKALESLIKSGAFDQFGERNQLMHSLEDALEDAAGTADINAKAQTGMSMMFGLEEVKKERPLRVGIPPYTDLERLSIEKEALGLYISGHPLEQHEGLREAASCRISDLDSWFQTQNVAPGKRIKAVLAGMIESVVKKPTKSGGMMARFILADESGQTELVAFSRAYDRIQDKLINDTPALVIVELESEDGGLRAIAEEIVSIDQLAEVPKVMYVTIDLETASPDAIGEFQSVLDEHAGSMPTYLRLETPEQFVVYQLDHGMGSPEAIRVLNHTFPWADAYLAYDQQTILGRFAPKPPAWMNKQNGGMRA; this is encoded by the coding sequence ATGACCGCCCCCGACGCCGCCCCCACGCCCCACATTCACGTTCCGGACGGCTCCTGCTGCAAACCCAAGCGCTTCGCGCACCTGCATCAGCACACGCAGTACTCGCTGCTGGACGGCGCGGCGAAACTCAAGGACCTGCTCAAGTGGGCCAAGGAGGTCACCCCGGAAGGGCAGACCCCGGCGCTGGCCATGACGGACCACGGGAACATGCACGGCGCGGTGCACTTCTACAACTACGCGACCGGGATGGGCGTCAAACCCATCATCGGCTACGAGGCGTACGTGGTGCCGGGCGAGGGCACCCGCCGCGACCGGACGCGCGGGCAGGACGGCGAGAAGGGCATCTTTCACCTGACGCTGCTGGCCCGTGATTTCGAGGGCTACCAGAACCTCTGCCGCCTGAGCAGCCGCGGGTACACGGAAGGCTACTACTACAAGCCCCGCATCGACCACGAACTGCTGCGCGAGCACCACAAGGGCGTCATCGCCTTTTCCGGCTGCCTGGGCAGCGAGGTGCAGCAACTCCTCCTCCAGGGCCGCGAGGACGACGCCAAGGCGCGCCTGATGTGGTACCGCGAACTGTTCGGAGAGAACTACTTCATCGAGATCCAGGACCACGGGCTGCCCGAGCAGAAGAGGAACAACCCCATCCTGAAAGCCTGGGCGAACGAACTCGGCATCGGCATGGTCGCCACGAACGACGGCCACTACGTCAAGAAGAGCGACGCCACCGCCCACGAGACGCTGCTGGCCATCCAGACGAAAGCCACGCTGGCCGACGAGAACCGCTTCAAGTTCCCCTGCGACGAGTTCTACGTGAAGAACCTCGAGGAGATGCAGGCCGCCCTGCCCGTGAGCGAGTGGGGCGAGGAAGTCTTCGACAACACCGCGCTGGTCGCCGACCTGTGCAACGTGGACCTGCCGGTCGGCAAGAAACGCGTGTACCAGATGCCCGCCCTGCCCATCCCCGAGGGCCGCACCATGGCCGAGGAACTGCGCGTGCAGACGTACCGCGGCACCGTGAAACGCTACCCCGCGCACGCCACGGAAGCGCTGCTGCGCGACTACGCCGCACGCAGCCTGAACGCGCTGGGAGCGGACGCGCAGAAGGTACTGGGCCGCGCCGGGAACTGCGACCCGCAGACCTGCGACCTGGAAACGCTGTTCACGCTGCTCGCCTTCTGCGGCAGCGAGTGGGAGGCGCGCGGCAAGGCGGCGGGCGAGAAGTACACCAAGTACCCTGCGCTGGAACTCATGGAGGCCGAGGTGGAATCCGGGCCGCTGCCCGCCTACGCGCACGAGGACTGCCGCCGCGCCGCCCAGAACAGCAGCGACACCAGCATCGAACTGACCCCCGACGCGCAGGAGGAAACCACGCGCGGCCACCACCGGCACGCGCTGGTGATCCTGCGCCGCGCCGAGTACGAACTGTCGGTCATCAACAACATGGGCTTCCCCGACTACTTCCTGATCGTCGCGGACTACATCAACTGGGCCAAGGACCAGGACATCAGCGTCGGCCCCGGCCGTGGCTCGGGCGCAGGCTCGCTCGTGGCTTATGCGATGCGCATCACCAACCTCGACCCCCTGGAATTCGAGTTGCTGTTCGAACGCTTCCTGAACCCCGACCGTATCTCCATGCCGGACTTCGACATCGACTTCAACGACGCCCGCCGCATCGAGGTCATCCAGTACGTGCAGGACAAGTACGGCGAGGACAAGGTCGCGCAGATCGCCACCTTCGGAACCATGGCGTCCAAGGCCTGCCTGAAGGACGTGGCGCGCGTCATGGGCCTCGAGTACGCCAAGGTCGACAAGGTGTCGAAACTCATTCCCATCAAGTTCGGCAAGAGCTACAGCCTCGAACAGGCCCGCGAGAGCGTCCCGGACATCCAGCAACTGCTCGCCGAGGACCAGCAGCTGCTCGAAGCGTACGAGTTCGCGCAGAAACTCGAGGGCCTCACCCGCCACGCCAGCGTCCACGCCGCCGGGGTCGTCATCGGCAAGACGCAACTGACCGACCTCGTGCCCGTCATGCGCGACACGAGCGGTGCGGGCATGGTCTGCCAGTACGACATGAAAGCCGTCGAGGACATCGGCCTGATCAAGATGGACTTCCTGGGCCTGCGCACCCTGAGCTTCCTCGACGAGGCCAAGCGGATCATGCGCGAATCCAAGGGCGTCGAGATTGACTTCGACACCATCCCCTTCGACGACAGAATCACCTACGACCTGATGAGCCGCGGCGACACCAAGGGCGTCTTCCAGCTCGAAGGGGCCGGCATCGCCGACGCCAGTCGGCGCCTCAAACCCCGCCGCCTCGCGGACATCATCGCGCTGTCCGCCCTGTACCGCCCCGGCCCGATGGAGAACATCCCCACCTACGTCCGCCGCCACCACGGCCTGGAAGAGGTGGACTACGTCCGCGACGGCTTCCCGAACAGCGCCAAATACCTGGAGAAGATCCTGGCCGAAACGTACGGCATTCCCGTCTACCAGGAACAGATCATGCAGATCGCCAGCGAGGTCGCCGGCTTCTCCCTCGGCGGCGCCGACCTGCTGCGCCGCGCGATGGGCAAGAAAGACGCCGAGGAGATGAAACGCCAGCGGCAGATCTTCGTCGAGGGCGCCGAGGGCAACGGCGTACCGAAAGACGAGGGCAACCGCCTGTTCGACCTGCTGGACGCCTTCGCCAACTACGGCTTCAACAAATCCCACTCGGCCGCGTACGGCGTGATCACGTACCAGACCGCGTGGCTCAAGGCCAACTACCCCGTCGAGTTCATGGCCGCCCTGCTGACCGTCGAACGCAAGGACAGCGACAAGGTCGCCGAGTACATCAGCGACGCCCGCAAGATGGACGTGCGCGTCCTCCCGCCCGACATCAACCGCTCGGCCGCCGACTTCGCCGTGCAGGGCGAAGAAATCCTGTTCGGCCTGTACGCCATCAAGGGCCTGGGCGAGGGCGCCGTCCTGAAAATCCTGGAGGAACGCGAACGCGCCGGGCGCTACAAGAGCCTCGCGGACTTCTGCTCCCGCCTGGGCAACAAGGTCTGCAACCGCAAGGCCCTCGAAAGCCTGATCAAGAGCGGCGCCTTCGACCAGTTCGGTGAACGCAACCAGCTCATGCACAGCCTCGAAGACGCCCTCGAAGACGCCGCCGGCACCGCCGACATCAACGCCAAAGCCCAGACCGGCATGAGCATGATGTTCGGCCTGGAAGAAGTCAAAAAGGAACGCCCGCTGCGCGTCGGCATCCCCCCCTACACCGACCTGGAACGCCTCAGCATCGAGAAGGAAGCCCTGGGCCTGTACATCAGCGGCCACCCCCTCGAACAGCACGAAGGCCTGCGCGAGGCCGCCAGCTGCCGCATCAGCGACCTCGACAGCTGGTTCCAGACGCAGAACGTCGCCCCCGGCAAACGCATCAAGGCCGTCCTGGCCGGCATGATCGAGAGCGTCGTCAAGAAACCCACCAAGAGTGGCGGCATGATGGCCCGCTTCATCCTCGCCGACGAGAGCGGCCAGACCGAACTCGTCGCCTTCAGCCGCGCCTACGACCGCATCCAGGACAAACTCATCAACGACACCCCCGCCCTCGTCATCGTCGAACTCGAATCGGAAGACGGCGGCCTGCGCGCCATCGCCGAGGAGATCGTCAGCATCGACCAGCTCGCCGAGGTGCCCAAGGTCATGTACGTCACCATCGACCTCGAAACCGCCAGCCCCGACGCCATCGGCGAATTCCAGAGCGTCCTCGACGAACACGCCGGCAGCATGCCCACCTACCTCCGCCTGGAAACCCCCGAACAGTTCGTGGTCTACCAACTCGACCACGGCATGGGCAGCCCTGAAGCCATCCGCGTCCTCAACCACACCTTCCCCTGGGCCGACGCCTACCTCGCCTACGACCAGCAGACCATCCTCGGCCGCTTCGCGCCCAAGCCGCCCGCCTGGATGAACAAACAGAACGGCGGCATGCGGGCATAG
- a CDS encoding endonuclease domain-containing protein, producing the protein MRDTYTRTLVPRARELRRVMTPAERRLWFELLRTHPVKFRRQVPLLGFILDFYAPSARLCVEVDGRSHDGAEAQAYDAERSRLLAGAGIRVLRVQNTEVMRNLPGVAALIESALQQ; encoded by the coding sequence ATGCGGGACACGTACACCAGAACACTTGTGCCCCGTGCGCGTGAGTTGCGACGGGTCATGACGCCTGCGGAGCGGCGGTTGTGGTTCGAGTTGCTGCGGACGCATCCCGTGAAGTTTCGTCGGCAGGTGCCGCTGCTGGGGTTCATTCTGGATTTCTACGCGCCGTCCGCGCGGTTGTGCGTGGAGGTGGATGGCCGCAGTCATGACGGGGCGGAGGCCCAGGCGTACGATGCCGAGCGGTCACGGCTGCTGGCTGGGGCGGGGATTCGGGTGCTGCGCGTGCAGAACACGGAAGTCATGCGGAACCTGCCGGGTGTGGCCGCCCTGATCGAGTCGGCACTCCAGCAATAA